One Corvus moneduloides isolate bCorMon1 chromosome 21, bCorMon1.pri, whole genome shotgun sequence DNA window includes the following coding sequences:
- the PDCL gene encoding phosducin-like protein, with protein sequence MTTTDDKLLGEKLQYYYSSSEGEDEDSEKEDKEGESSIPESVGEVELSSDGSAVNTGPKGVINDWRRFKQLETEQRQEQRREMERLIKKLSMTCRSHLDDEADKQKQKELQEKINGKMTLQEYNMIHNDEDDEEFLQRYRKQRMEEMRQQLYSGQQFKQVFEITSGEAFLDTVDKEHKSTLIMIHIYEDDIPGTESLNGCMICLAAEYPTVKFCRVKSSLIGASTRFTNNALPALLVYKAGELIGNFVRITDQLGEDFFAVDLEAFLQECGLLPEKDLLLLTSIRNPSACYSEDSDLEID encoded by the exons ATGACTACTACGGATGATAAACTGCTTGGTGAGAAGCTGCAGTATTAttacagcagcagtgagggTGAGGATGAAGACAGTGAGAAGGAGGATAAAGAAGGAGAGAGCAGCATTCCTGAAAGTGTGGGCGAGGTGGAGCTCAGCAGCGATGGCAGTGCTGTCAACACAG GTCCCAAGGGAGTCATTAACGACTGGCGAAGATTTAAACAGCTGGAAAcggagcagaggcaggagcagcgcAGGGAGATGGAGCGGCTCATTAAAAAGCTGTCCATGACGTGCAGGTCTCACTTGGATGATGAGGCTGAtaagcagaaacagaaagagcttcaggaaaaaatcaATGGAAAG ATGACTTTACAGGAATACAACATGATCCACAACGATGAGGACGATGAGGAATTCTTGCAGCGCTACAGGAAGCAGCGGATGGAGGAGATGAGGCAGCAGTTGTACAGTGGGCAGCAATTCAAGCAGGTGTTTGAGATCACCAGTGGAGAAGCATTTCTGGACACCGTGGACAAAGAGCATAAGAGCACTCTGATCATGATCCATATTTATGAAGATGATATCCCCGGCACTGAATCCCTGAACGGCTGCATGATCTGCCTGGCTGCTGAGTACCCAACAGTGAAGTTTTGCAGAGTGAAGAGTTCACTCATTGGTGCCAGCACTCGCTTCACTAACAatgccctgccagctctgctggtcTACAAGGCAGGGGAGCTCATTGGCAATTTTGTGCGCATCACTGACCAGCTTGGAGAAGATTTTTTTGCTGTAGACCTGGAGGCCTTTCTGCAGGAATGTGGTTTGCTGCCAGAAAAAGACCTACTGCTCCTGACTTCTATACGTAATCCATCTGCATGTTACAGTGAAGACAGTGATCTGGAAATAGACTGA
- the PTGS1 gene encoding prostaglandin G/H synthase 1 produces the protein MGGGCRARAQPAAGLRLLLAHAVLFCAAGSAAGTGSVNPCCYFPCQNQGVCVRVGLKGYECDCTRTGYYGVNCTSPEFWTRLHNLLKPSPAFYHFILTHFRWFWDIINSTFIRDTLMRLVLTVRANLIPSPPTFNSDYGYISWEAYANVSYYTRILPPVPDDCPTPMGTKGKLQLPDPQLLAERFLLRQKFEADPRGTNMMFAFFAQHFTHQFFKTSGKMGRGFTKALGHGVDLGHLYGDNLQRQHQLRLFRDGKLKFQVVDGEVYPPMVTDAPVHMVYPSGVPKEQQLAVGQEVFGLLPGLCVYATLWLREHNRVCDLLKRDHPTWSDEQLFQTARLILIGETIKIVVEDYVQHLSGYYLSLKFDPELLFGSQFQYRNRIAVEFNQLYHWHGLMPDSFIIQGQQYSYKQFLYNTSMLMDYGVEALVESFSKQIAGRIGGGQTINANVLHVAVGVIKESRQLRLQPFNEYRKRFGMKPYKSFQELTGEEEKAAELEELYGDIDALEFYPGLLLEKPQPNGIFGESMVEIGAPFSLKGLFGNPICSPEYWKPSTFGGATGFEIVKTASLEKLVCLNVKKCPYVAFRVPDAAEHGRPRAGGSSTEL, from the exons ATGGGCGGTGGGTGCCGGGCCCGGGCCCAGCCGGCCGCGGGGTTGCGGCTGCTGCTCGCCCACGCCGTGCTGTTCTGCGCCGCCGGGAGCGCCGCCGGCACCGGCTCCG tgAATCCCTGTTGCTATTTCCCCTGCCAGAATCAAGGGGTGTGTGTGAGGGTTGGCCTGAAAGGATACGAGTGTGACTGCACACGGACGGGATACTATGGGGTCAACTGCACCTCCC CTGAGTTCTGGACACGTCTCCACAACCTGCTGAAGCCCAGTCCTGCCTTCTACCACTTCATCCTGACCCACTTCAGGTGGTTTTGGGACATTATCAACAGCACCTTCATCAGGGACACACTCATGAGGCTCGTGCTGACAG TTCGTGCCAATCTCATCCCCAGCCCCCCCACTTTCAACTCTGACTATGGCTACATCAGCTGGGAGGCCTATGCCAACGTCAGCTACTACACCCGCATCCTCCCGCCCGTGCCGGACGACTGCCCCACGCCCATGGGGACCAAAG ggaagctgcagctccCCGACCCCCAGCTCCTGGCGGAGAGGTTCCTGCTGCGGCAGAAGTTCGAAGCTGATCCCCGAGGCACCAACATGATGTTTGCCTTCTTTGCTCAGCATTTCACCCACCAGTTCTTCAAGACATCGGGGAAGATGGGACGCGGCTTCACCAAGGCGCTGGGGCACGGG GTGGACCTGGGACACTTGTACGGGGACAACCTGCAGCGGCAGCACCAGCTGCGACTCTTCCGAGATGGGAAGCTGAAATTCCAG GTGGTGGATGGAGAGGTGTACCCGCCCATGGTCACCGATGCTCCTGTTCACATGGTGTACCCGTCGGGCGTgcccaaggagcagcagctggcggtggggcaggaggtgtttgggctgctgccagggctctgcgTGTACGCCACGCTCTGGCTGCGCGAGCACAACCGCGTCTGCGACCTGCTCAAGAGGGACCATCCCACCTGGAGTGACGAGCAGCTCTTCCAGACGGCGCGGCTCATCCTCATCG GGGAGACCATTAAGATAGTTGTTGAAGACTACGTCCAGCACCTCAGTGGGTACTACCTGAGCCTCAAGTTCGACCCCGAGCTGTTGTTTGGGTCACAGTTCCAGTACCGGAATCGCATCGCGGTGGAGTTCAACCAGCTCTATCACTGGCACGGGCTGATGCCCGACTCCTTCATCATCCAGGGTCAACAGTACAGCTACAAGCAGTTCCTCTACAACACCTCCATGCTCATGGACTACGGCGTGGAGGCGCTGGTGGAGTCCTTTTCCAAGCAAATAGCAGGAAGG ATCGGTGGGGGACAGACCATCAACGCCAATGTCTTGCATGTGGCCGTTGGGGTCATCAAGGAATCCCGGCAGCTGAGGCTACAGCCCTTCAATGAGTATCGGAAAAGGTTTGGCATGAAGCCCTACAAGTCCTTCCAGGAGCTGACAG gagaggaagagaaggcgGCAGAGCTGGAAGAGCTGTATGGAGACATTGATGCTCTGGAGTTTTACCCAGGATTGCTGCTCGAGAAACCACAACCCAATGGCATTTTTGGGGAAAGCATGGTGGAGATTGGAGCTCCATTTTCCCTGAAGGGGCTTTTTGGAAATCCCATCTGCTCCCCAGAGTACTGGAAACCCAGTACATTTGGTGGAGCAACCGGCTTTGAGATTGTTAAGACGGCATCCCTCGAGAAGCTCGTGTGCCTCAACGTGAAGAAGTGCCCGTATGTGGCGTTCCGTGTGCCGGACGCTGCGGAACACGGCCGCCCTCGGGCTGGTGGATCATCTACAGAGCTCTAG